The Kwoniella bestiolae CBS 10118 chromosome 7, complete sequence genome has a segment encoding these proteins:
- a CDS encoding lactoylglutathione lyase translates to MSSSATNTATYKFNHTMLRIKDPKVSIPWYEKVLGMQKFKESPGGDFTNYFLAFPAGFGDKASASDDEKASIQLNREGVLELCHNWGTESDPDFKGYASGNEEPGRGFGHIAVTVDNLEAAVKRFDDLGVKFKKRPEDGKMRHIAFIYDPDGYWIEILAQQK, encoded by the exons ATGTCATCCTCAGCTACCAACACCGCTACGTACAAATTTAACCATACCATGTTAAGGATCAAAGATCCTAAAGTTTCGATCCCTTGGTATGAGAAGGTATTGGGTATGCAG AAATTCAAGGAATCCCCCGGAGGCGATTTCACAAACTACTT CCTCGCCTTCCCAGCTGGATTCGGCGACAAGGCCTCAGCCTCAGATGACGAGAAAGCTTCCATCCAATTGAACAGAGAGGGTGTATTGGAATTATGCCATAATTGGGGTACAG AATCCGACCCAGACTTCAAAGGCTACGCTTCAGGCAACGAAGAACCCGGACGTGGATTCGGGCATATCGCAGTGACGGTTGATAATCTCGAAGCTGCCGTTAAGAGgtttgatgatttgggtgtGAAGTTTAAGAAGAGGCCTGAGGAcgggaagatgagg CACATCGCATTCATCTACGATCCCGATGGATACTGGATCGAGATCCTCGCTCAACAAAAGTAA
- a CDS encoding Fe-S protein assembly co-chaperone HscB: MITRLRPFQSLATSRNLPTLTLPITIPIQNQTRNFHSTSPPEPPSRQCPSCSRPIPLPLSPCPSCSTLLPLPSNLSHHSMLYLSSPISPSSSPSGPFDLPRELGHLPAHGYGLDKSDLRSKWVRRQRELHPDKFTSKGDKIVDLARELSGRVNEAYNVLGDELKRAEYILSLHDKATDETDKLDDPMMLAEILEAREELEEANNQEEIQRIRSDNHAKVEVIIMQLHSAFSEDPPNLEEAKNLAVQLRYWKGLENAAREKAI, translated from the exons ATGATAACAAGGCTACGACCTTTCCAATCACTTGCGACATCCCGCAACCTCCCTACTCTTACACTGCCCATCACAATCCCAATCCAGAATCAAACCCGAAACTTCCACTCGACTTCCCCACCCGAACCACCCTCTCGCCAATGTCCCTCCTGCTCCCGCCCCATCCCACTCCCCCTATCCCCCTGTCCTTCCTGCtcgaccctcctccccctcccatccaacctctcccaTCACTCGATGCTATACCTCTCCTCACctatctccccctcttcctccccctctggCCCATTCGACCTCCCCCGCGAGCTTGGGCACCTCCCAGCCCACGGGTACGGGCTGGACAAGTCTGATCTGCGGAGTAAGTGGGTAAGGAGGCAGAGGGAGCTACACCCCGACAAGTTCACTTCGAAGGGTGATAAGATCGTTGATCTCGCTAGGGAGTTGTCGGGGAGGGTTAATGAGGCGTATAATGTTTTGGGGGATGAGTTGAAGAGGGCTGAGTATATT CTCTCACTCCACGACAAAGCAACGGACGAGACGGACAAGCTAGACGACCCAATGATGTTAGCTGAGATCCTCGAAGCGCGAGAAGAGCTGGAGGAAGCGAATAACCAAGAGGAGATCCAGAGGATACGGAGTGATAATCACG CCAAAGTAGAAGTTATAATAATGCAGCTTCACTCTGCATTCAGCGAAGATCCACCGAATTTGGAGGAAGCGAAGAATCTGGCTGTGCAGCTGAGGTATTGGAAGGGTTTGGAGAATGCTGCGAGGGAAAAGGCGATTTGA
- a CDS encoding mitochondrial 54S ribosomal mL60 domain-containing protein, translating into MFGAFRPSSILSGGLLWKTPWRLSPTRKANQRKRLKQVDSVISAVAQSGITTRSLERALALPMESEMNPRDKYTTFSKHHRGYRKSQHKVPKWTRLTLRENPKGF; encoded by the exons ATGTTCGGAGCTTTCAGACCTAGTTCGATATTATCAGGTGGACTCCTATG GAAAACACCATGGCGTCTCTCACCTACACGAAAAGCAAACCAGCGTAAAAGGTTGAAGCAGGTAGATTCGGTGATCTCTGCCGTAGCCCAGTCGGGAATCACCACGAGGAGCTTGGAGAGGGCTTTGGCGTTGCCTATGGAGAGCGAGATGAATCCCAGGG ACAAATACACGACCTTCTCAAAGCATCACAGGGGATATAGGAAGTCGCAACACAAGGTACCCAAATGGACGAGG TTGACACTACGTGAAAATCCAAAAGGTTTCTAG
- a CDS encoding mitochondrial import inner membrane translocase subunit TIM17, translated as MSHGDHSRDPCPYVILNDFGGAFAMGAIGGGIWHGIKGARNSPRGERFVGSMSAIKARAPVLGGNFGVWGGLFSTFDCAVKGYRQKEDPWNAIISGFLTGGSLALRAGPRSAFGSAVGCGILLGVFEGVGVLMNRMFAQPIPQMQLPEQAPASPSPAVA; from the exons ATGTCTCACGGCGACCATTCTCGAGATCCATG TCCCTatgtcatcctcaacgaTTTCGGAGGAGCCTTCGCAATGGGTGCGATAGGTGGTGGTATATGGCATGGTATCAAGGGAGCGAGGAATAGTCCAAGG GGAGAACGATTTGTAGGCTCGATGTCAGCTATAAAAGCTCGAGCGCCAGTATTAGGAGGGAATTTCGGTGTATGGGGTGGTCTGTTCTCGACGTTTGATTGTGCGGTAAAGGGTTATAGACAAAAGGAGGATCCTTGGAATGCTATTATCTCGGGTTTCTTGACTGGTGGAAGTTTGGctttgaggg CCGGTCCCAGATCAGCATTTGGTTCGGCGGTCGGATGTGGTATCTTATTAGGAGtgtttgaag GTGTCGGAGTACTTATGAACCGAATGTTCGCCCAGCCAATCCCACAAATGCAAT TACCCGAACAAGCCCcagcatcaccatcaccagcaGTCGCCTAA